The Nitrospira sp. KM1 genome includes a window with the following:
- a CDS encoding efflux RND transporter periplasmic adaptor subunit, with amino-acid sequence MARSRHADALRSGPPCLILSCLFLTVLAGCERKEAVSASPPDVLVTEVVRRDVPVIVEGIGTTAGMVDAQIRAKVQGYLLSRNYIEGAYVKTGDVLFKIDARPYQASFDQMKGELARAEAAYKKTKLDVARDTPLAKQGAVSQKELDDSIQANEANKASVYSAKANLDKAKLNFDWTTIMSPVNGVAGIANAQIGDLIMENTILTTVSQVDPIKVLFPISEKMYLRFADRIQKVAADPMGDHPNRPELELILTDGTVYPHKGKVALADRQVDTKTGTITIVSYFPNPGNVLRPGQYAKVRATIETLREALLIPQRAVQELQGSYHVAVVETDNKIAVKSVKPGVRIGTQWVITSGLNPGEQVVVEGLQKVRSGVVVSPKPVPPEPPITDTEAISPSTRAGT; translated from the coding sequence TTGGCACGTTCACGACACGCAGACGCCCTCAGGTCGGGCCCCCCCTGTCTCATCCTCTCTTGCTTGTTTCTCACGGTCCTCGCCGGCTGTGAGCGCAAGGAAGCGGTGTCCGCCTCGCCTCCGGATGTGCTGGTGACGGAAGTCGTCCGTCGAGACGTGCCCGTCATTGTGGAAGGTATCGGCACCACTGCCGGCATGGTGGATGCGCAGATCCGCGCCAAGGTGCAAGGCTATCTGCTTTCGCGCAACTACATTGAAGGGGCCTACGTCAAAACAGGCGATGTCCTCTTCAAGATCGATGCGCGTCCTTATCAGGCCTCGTTCGATCAAATGAAGGGGGAACTCGCACGGGCGGAAGCGGCGTACAAGAAAACGAAGCTCGATGTGGCGCGTGATACTCCTCTCGCCAAACAGGGTGCCGTCAGTCAAAAAGAGTTGGACGATTCCATTCAAGCCAATGAGGCCAACAAGGCTTCGGTCTATTCTGCCAAGGCCAATCTCGACAAGGCCAAGCTGAACTTCGACTGGACGACCATCATGTCGCCGGTGAACGGGGTGGCCGGCATCGCCAACGCGCAAATCGGCGACTTGATCATGGAGAATACGATTCTCACGACCGTATCGCAGGTCGATCCCATCAAGGTGTTGTTTCCCATCAGCGAAAAGATGTATTTGCGGTTCGCCGACCGCATCCAAAAGGTCGCTGCCGATCCGATGGGTGACCACCCGAACCGGCCGGAGCTGGAGCTGATTCTGACCGATGGAACGGTATATCCCCACAAGGGGAAGGTGGCGCTTGCCGACCGACAGGTTGATACGAAGACGGGGACAATCACGATCGTCAGCTACTTTCCGAACCCTGGAAACGTGCTGCGTCCCGGCCAATATGCAAAGGTACGAGCGACGATCGAGACGCTTCGGGAAGCCTTGCTCATCCCGCAGCGCGCCGTGCAGGAGCTTCAAGGCAGCTATCATGTGGCGGTGGTGGAAACCGACAACAAGATCGCCGTCAAGAGCGTGAAGCCCGGTGTGCGCATCGGGACGCAATGGGTCATCACCAGCGGGTTGAATCCCGGAGAGCAGGTCGTCGTCGAAGGGCTCCAGAAAGTCCGCAGCGGGGTCGTGGTCTCCCCCAAGCCCGTTCCTCCCGAACCTCCCATCACGGATACTGAGGCCATTTCTCCGTCAACCCGCGCCGGAACCTAG